A stretch of Ranitomeya variabilis isolate aRanVar5 chromosome 3, aRanVar5.hap1, whole genome shotgun sequence DNA encodes these proteins:
- the LOC143818607 gene encoding uncharacterized protein LOC143818607 translates to MSVRAGRKRKNISNREETTSSSNKSGLLCYYTCVSHDTREDINGERNTPNEATSPHNMKNSQSLRRSRETSCTRDSRTGHDSPYKKRRCIDAGEGQALNSPQKTQVDTRVLKRKREEEQVEVKDINGERNTPNEATSPHNMKNSHSHRRSRETSSTRDSRIRHDAPYKKRRCIDAGEGQALNSPQKTQVDTRVLKRKREEQVEVKQSVTGGEGTSQICSNVAKRPKQVTSICPVAGEGSIQSDDILPTVPDNLSVESFNYHKVLGQGHFGKVLLASEKVTGHHLAIKILKKRRLLKEMDTMTAIKEKALLQLAEQSPFLCASYATFQTSDYLFYVMDYMAGGDLSDLIRNKAPFDVETTRLYTAELICGIQFFHSRGIIHRDLKPSNIFIDSDSHVRIGDFGLAVENVYLERPHTAAGPRGTRSRASGISVLGLSRWLDPVRGPVCQWGTSVANRYC, encoded by the exons ATGAGTGTTAGAGCCGGAAGAAAGCGGAAAAACATCTCCAATAGAGAAGAGACCACTAGTTCTAGCAACAAAAGTGGTCTCTTATGCTATTATACATGTGTCTCTCATGACACCAGAGAGGACATCAATGGGGAGAGGAATACCCCCAATGAGGCAACTTCACCGCACAACATGAAGAACTCCCAATCTCTCCGAAGATCAAGAGAGACGTCCTGTACTCGGGATTCAAGAACCGGACATGATTCTCCTTATAAAAAAAGGAGGTGTATTGATGCTGGAGAAGGTCAAGCCTTAAATAGCCCTCAAAAAACTCAGGTGGACACCAGAGTTTTAAAGAGGAAGAGAGAAGAAGAACAGGTGGAAGTGAAGGACATCAATGGGGAGAGGAATACCCCCAATGAGGCAACTTCACCGCACAACATGAAGAACTCACATTCTCACCGAAGATCAAGAGAGACGTCTAGTACTCGGGATTCGAGGATCAGACACGATGCTCCTTATAAAAAAAGGAGGTGTATTGACGCTGGAGAAGGTCAAGCCTTAAATAGCCCTCAAAAAACTCAGGTGGACACCAGAGTTTTAAAGAGGAAGAGAGAAGAACAGGTGGAAGTGAAACAGTCCGTAACTGGAGGTGAAGGAACGAGCCAAATCTGCAGTAATGTGGCCAAACGACCAAAACAAGTCACCAGCATTTGCCCAGTTGCAG GAGAAGGCTCCATCCAGTCGGACGACATCTTGCCCACTGTGCCAGACAACCTGTCTGTGGAAAGTTTCAACTACCACAAGGTTCTTGGTCAAGGACATTTTGGAAAG GTGTTGTTGGCCTCAGAGAAAGTCACCGGACATCACCTGGCAATTAAGATTCTAAAGAAGAGACGGTTATTAAAGGAAATGGACACAATGACAGCAATAAAAGAAAAAGCGTTACTGCAGCTTGCAGAGCAGAGCCCCTTCCTTTGTGCCTCGTATGCCACGTTCCAGACATCG GATTATCTCTTCTATGTGATGGATTACATGGCCGGAGGAGACCTCAGTGATCTGATTAGGAACAAAGCTCCATTTGATGTTGAGACCACCAG GCTGTACACGGCTGAACTTATCTGCGGCATCCAGTTCTTCCACTCCAGAGGCATTATACACCG AGACCTGAAGCCATCTAACATCTTTATAGACAGCGACAGCCACGTCAGGATCGGGGACTTTGGCCTCGCAGTAGAAAATgtatatttggagcgcccccacaccgccgcagggccgaggggtacccggagccgggcctctgggatctcagtcctggggttgtcacggtggctagacccggtccgtggccccgtctgtcagtgggggacgtccgttgcaaataggtactgttaa